The Brienomyrus brachyistius isolate T26 chromosome 7, BBRACH_0.4, whole genome shotgun sequence DNA segment AAAtcgatttagttttttttcccccttgggTAGGAGGGGGTGAcaggtttgtttgtttatttatttatttagttagcTATCATTGCTGGCGTCCTGCTTGCGTGCTGAGATGGAATGCCAAACAACATAGCGGCACATTTTGCCGTTTCCAGGTTCATTACAGTGCGACAGGAGTCATCAACATTGAGCCTCGAGAAACAAGAACGAATATAAATTGTTTCTTTGTTCCTGTGAGGTGGTTGTGGTTTGTAAGATTTTATGAATGTGGGGGGAGGGTAGCGTTGAGATTTGCGGACAATAATGATGTTCCACGTAACTTAGATCACCGTCGTAGCATCCGACTGACATAGCCGACTGCTTGTGGAAAATCCATAAACGAGGATCGGAAATGCATGCTGCAGACCACCAGTGTCTCTATTTTAACAAAAATTCTCTGAAACATCTTTCTCTTTTAGTGGGGGAAGTCACCCATGCAGATGGGTGACTGGTGTATCTGATGTAATCTGAAATTCATAATACACCCATCGTCCCCTTCCTGTGCcagtatatgtttttatttggcACTTATAATTTTATAGAAATGCTAAAAAAGAGTAGCATCTGTTGGGTTCCATCTCCAGTCGTATCTCTGCTCTTCTCTGTAAGACACGTTACCTAAGAGTGagagtattatttttttgtgcatattaaattttattaaattgcaGTACGTTAAATTCATCATTAACTTCTCTTCTCTTTATCATATGAAATGAGGCACGGACTTTAATGCAGACAGCCTTCCCCTTCCCAGAGGGTTTCACCACCACTGGGCTTTGTTCCATGAAGAGTCACCGAAGAACAACTACAAACTCTTCCATGAGCCCGTCATCACCCTGTTCAACCACACGGCCACCTTCAGCCGCTTCTCCCAATTGCCGCTGACTACTCAGTATCTGGAGAGCCTGGAGGCTCTCACCTCACACACCCACCTCGTGCCCTTGTCTCGGAAGAATCTTCTGCGTACTTCGCTAGCCCCCGtagtgtatgtacagtcggaCTGTGACCCCCCCTCCGACCGGGACGCCTTTGTGCACCAGCTGATGAAGCACATCCCAGTGGACTCATACGGTCAGTGCCTACACAACAAGGAGCTTCCAGCGTACCTGCGGGACTCCACCACCATCGAGGAGCCAGGCTTCTACAAGATCCTCGCTCAGTACAAGTTCGCGTTGGCCTTCGAGAATGCAGTGTGCGACGACTACATCACAGAGAAGCTGTGGAGGCCGCTCAAACTCGGCGTTGTCCCCGTGTACTACGGCGCCCCCAACGTCCGCACGTGGCTTCCTGCGGAGATGAGCGCGGTAGTCATCGGCCCTGACGATTCGCCGGAGAAGCTGGCGGAGCTCCTCAAGAAGCTGGATGGTGACGATGAGGAGTACGAGGCCTACCTAGGCTGGAAGTACAGGCGGGAGGTGACCAACCAGAACCTGGTGGCTGAGATGAGGCATCGCAGATGGGGTGTTCAG contains these protein-coding regions:
- the fut10 gene encoding alpha-(1,3)-fucosyltransferase 10 isoform X9, giving the protein MARLYSKKLFVLCVCLSASFFLLITLQVLMELGHFERKQKDHSFRMKQTFQAANPWTPMRRPADPSSQYPVIVWWSPLTGEIGRLGECGEHRCFFTINKTYHGHPSTQAFLFYGTDFNADSLPLPRGFHHHWALFHEESPKNNYKLFHEPVITLFNHTATFSRFSQLPLTTQYLESLEALTSHTHLVPLSRKNLLRTSLAPVVYVQSDCDPPSDRDAFVHQLMKHIPVDSYGQCLHNKELPAYLRDSTTIEEPGFYKILAQYKFALAFENAVCDDYITEKLWRPLKLGVVPVYYGAPNVRTWLPAEMSAVVIGPDDSPEKLAELLKKLDGDDEEYEAYLGWKYRREVTNQNLVAEMRHRRWGVQDVTKDSHIDVFECMVCARVWENINRQEKGLEPKTWRAEGNHLMCPPPRMFDFAVGPTSGSSLRAFWRPSFEQSKKEARALRLFAQRNANFTVEEFWKQVFRN
- the fut10 gene encoding alpha-(1,3)-fucosyltransferase 10 isoform X7, with product MARLYSKKLFVLCVCLSASFFLLITLQVLMELGHFERKQKDHSFRMKQTFQAANPWTPMRRPADPSSQYPVIVWWSPLTGEIGRLGECGEHRCFFTINKTYHGHPSTQAFLFYGTDFNADSLPLPRGFHHHWALFHEESPKNNYKLFHEPVITLFNHTATFSRFSQLPLTTQYLESLEALTSHTHLVPLSRKNLLRTSLAPVVYVQSDCDPPSDRDAFVHQLMKHIPVDSYGQCLHNKELPAYLRDSTTIEEPGFYKILAQYKFALAFENAVCDDYITEKLWRPLKLGVVPVYYGAPNVRTWLPAEMSAVVIGPDDSPEKLAELLKKLDGDDEEYEAYLGWKYRREVTNQNLVAEMRHRRWGVQDVTKDSHIDVFECMVCARVWENINRQEKGLEPKTWRAEGNHLMCPPPRMFDFAVGPTSGSSLRAFWRPSFEQSKKEARALRLFAQRNANFTVEEFWKQVTRCPYAGRQEDLCHRLLSAAEPVKPSSVLQPSL
- the fut10 gene encoding alpha-(1,3)-fucosyltransferase 10 isoform X8 — protein: MARLYSKKLFVLCVCLSASFFLLITLQVLMELGHFERKQKDHSFRMKQTFQAANPWTPMRRPADPSSQYPVIVWWSPLTGEIGRLGECGEHRCFFTINKTYHGHPSTQAFLFYGTDFNADSLPLPRGFHHHWALFHEESPKNNYKLFHEPVITLFNHTATFSRFSQLPLTTQYLESLEALTSHTHLVPLSRKNLLRTSLAPVVYVQSDCDPPSDRDAFVHQLMKHIPVDSYGQCLHNKELPAYLRDSTTIEEPGFYKILAQYKFALAFENAVCDDYITEKLWRPLKLGVVPVYYGAPNVRTWLPAEMSAVVIGPDDSPEKLAELLKKLDGDDEEYEAYLGWKYRREVTNQNLVAEMRHRRWGVQDVTKDSHIDVFECMVCARVWENINRQEKGLEPKTWRAEGNHLMCPPPRMFDFAVGPTSGSSLRAFWRPSFEQSKKEARALRLFAQRNANFTVEEFWKQIAYQMAFKNEEN